A single window of Methylacidimicrobium sp. AP8 DNA harbors:
- a CDS encoding selenium-binding protein SBP56-related protein, giving the protein MRFTAPDPTFYPSPRLAMEGPREKLGYVVALAADGGSPSGNPDALAVVDLDPESSEYGRIVHWLAVPSVGDEFHHFGWNACSSALCPYAPHPHLERRYLVIPGVRSSRIYIVDTRPDPRRPEIVKRIEPEELIRRTGYTRPHTVHCGPEGIYISAFGNAKGDGPGGILLLDHFSFEPLGSWEIDRGPQFFAYDFWWHISQDVLISSEWGVPWMLENGLLPDQLMKGAYGRSLHVWDLRKRRHMQKLDLEEKEQMVLEVRPAHDPRKSYGFTGVVLSLEDLASSVWLWYRDGDRWAVQKVIEIPAEPATEAELPPLLKSFGVVPPLLTDIDLSLDDRFLYLSCWGTGEIFQYDVTDPFHPKRVSSLRLGGIARRTAHPGAPQKPLNGGCQMVEVSRDGKRVYLTNSLYRAWDDQFYPDGISSWMVLAHAGEDGLRWDPRFFVEFPRTHRAHQIRLEGGDCSTDSFCFP; this is encoded by the coding sequence ATGAGGTTCACAGCTCCCGATCCGACCTTCTATCCCTCTCCCCGTCTTGCGATGGAAGGCCCCAGAGAAAAGCTCGGCTACGTCGTGGCGTTGGCCGCCGACGGGGGCAGCCCCAGCGGGAATCCCGATGCCCTCGCGGTAGTCGATCTTGATCCCGAGTCATCGGAATACGGCAGGATCGTCCACTGGCTTGCCGTTCCGTCGGTTGGCGACGAATTTCACCATTTTGGCTGGAACGCCTGCAGCTCCGCACTCTGTCCTTACGCTCCGCATCCGCACTTGGAGCGGCGCTATCTCGTCATCCCCGGGGTCCGCTCGTCCCGGATCTACATCGTCGATACGCGACCCGATCCGCGCCGGCCCGAGATCGTCAAGCGGATCGAGCCGGAAGAGCTCATCCGCAGGACGGGCTACACGCGGCCTCACACCGTCCACTGCGGGCCGGAGGGCATCTACATCAGCGCCTTCGGCAATGCCAAGGGGGACGGTCCGGGCGGCATTCTCCTCTTGGACCATTTCTCGTTCGAGCCTCTCGGCAGCTGGGAAATCGATAGGGGTCCCCAGTTTTTCGCCTACGACTTCTGGTGGCATATCAGCCAGGACGTTTTGATCAGCAGCGAATGGGGCGTGCCCTGGATGCTGGAAAACGGCCTGTTGCCCGACCAGCTGATGAAGGGTGCCTACGGCCGCTCCCTCCACGTTTGGGACCTCCGGAAACGGCGGCACATGCAAAAGCTCGACCTGGAGGAAAAGGAGCAGATGGTTCTGGAAGTCCGCCCCGCCCATGATCCGAGGAAATCGTACGGCTTCACCGGCGTCGTGCTTTCCCTGGAGGATCTAGCGAGCTCCGTTTGGCTCTGGTACCGGGACGGCGACCGATGGGCGGTGCAGAAAGTGATCGAGATCCCGGCGGAGCCGGCAACCGAAGCGGAGCTCCCTCCGCTCCTGAAAAGCTTCGGGGTCGTGCCGCCCCTTCTTACCGATATCGATCTTTCCCTGGACGATCGCTTTCTCTACCTATCGTGCTGGGGGACCGGAGAGATTTTCCAGTATGATGTGACCGATCCCTTTCATCCGAAGCGGGTGAGCAGCCTTCGGCTGGGCGGGATTGCGCGGAGAACCGCTCATCCCGGAGCGCCGCAGAAGCCTCTGAACGGCGGCTGCCAGATGGTGGAGGTGAGCCGGGATGGAAAGCGGGTCTACCTGACGAATTCGCTCTACCGCGCGTGGGACGACCAGTTTTATCCGGACGGCATCTCGAGCTGGATGGTTTTGGCCCATGCCGGGGAGGATGGGCTTCGTTGGGACCCCCGCTTCTTCGTCGAGTTCCCCCGGACGCACCGGGCGCATCAAATCCGGCTCGAAGGCGGGGACTGTTCCACCGACTCCTTCTGTTTTCCGTGA
- a CDS encoding LysM peptidoglycan-binding domain-containing protein yields MALLWSGGMLRSAGAAESGAPPAAEAPAEPPPPGSTKYTVRQGDSLWKISRKFKITVEALRKANGLKNDRLQIGQELIVPPPSPRGKKEEAEEPSGIPAPPPAANPPASTAP; encoded by the coding sequence ATGGCCTTGCTGTGGAGCGGCGGAATGCTCCGTTCCGCGGGAGCCGCGGAATCCGGCGCGCCGCCGGCCGCCGAAGCCCCTGCGGAACCTCCGCCGCCGGGCTCGACGAAATACACCGTCCGGCAGGGAGACTCGCTGTGGAAGATCAGCCGCAAGTTCAAGATCACCGTCGAAGCGCTTCGCAAGGCCAACGGATTAAAAAACGACCGGCTTCAGATCGGACAGGAGCTGATCGTTCCTCCCCCCTCGCCGAGGGGCAAGAAAGAGGAGGCCGAGGAGCCTTCGGGGATCCCCGCGCCTCCGCCGGCGGCCAATCCTCCGGCGTCCACGGCCCCTTAG
- a CDS encoding outer membrane lipoprotein-sorting protein, which translates to MTPRNRRPRQANPSAKVMLALAGALWISGLAVSSFATPDPGKPCPPLEFLQGRFWKNFRLQDFALHGVIESERESYPIQLILHDRRMIYDFENPSFQIRVEIQPERSVVERRRHPQDPWQPVSGRERMSPVLDTDITYEDLCLDFMRWEQVRPLGTDHVKTLTAWAFDAVPPPGASAYARVRYWIAAEYYALLRADGYNGAGDLVKRLEINGVQRIGDAYVIKEMQVSSFDPKKESSSHTLINIRRGEALPPEGGKVSSGSVPRCPRTPGLASRLREQNPFPAEGQK; encoded by the coding sequence ATGACTCCCCGCAACCGGCGCCCAAGGCAGGCCAACCCGAGTGCGAAGGTCATGCTGGCCCTCGCCGGCGCACTCTGGATCTCCGGACTGGCCGTTTCCTCCTTCGCGACGCCCGATCCCGGCAAGCCCTGCCCGCCGCTCGAATTCCTCCAGGGCCGTTTTTGGAAAAATTTCCGCCTCCAGGACTTCGCCCTGCACGGAGTGATCGAGTCGGAGCGGGAGAGCTATCCGATCCAGCTCATCCTTCACGACCGCCGGATGATCTATGATTTCGAAAATCCCTCCTTCCAGATTCGCGTGGAGATCCAGCCGGAGCGGAGCGTCGTCGAGCGGCGCAGGCACCCGCAGGACCCCTGGCAGCCGGTGTCAGGCCGGGAACGGATGAGCCCGGTTCTCGACACCGACATCACCTATGAGGATCTTTGCCTCGACTTCATGCGATGGGAACAGGTCCGTCCGTTGGGGACCGATCACGTGAAAACGTTGACCGCCTGGGCCTTCGATGCGGTTCCACCGCCGGGGGCCAGCGCTTATGCCCGAGTCCGCTACTGGATCGCCGCCGAGTATTACGCGCTCTTGCGGGCCGACGGATACAACGGGGCGGGCGATCTGGTCAAGCGTTTGGAGATCAACGGGGTTCAGCGAATCGGAGACGCCTACGTCATCAAGGAGATGCAGGTGTCCTCCTTCGATCCGAAGAAGGAAAGCTCCTCCCACACCTTGATCAACATCCGCCGCGGAGAGGCCCTTCCTCCGGAAGGGGGGAAAGTTTCCTCCGGCTCCGTCCCCCGCTGCCCGCGGACGCCGGGCTTGGCCTCCCGGCTACGGGAGCAGAATCCCTTCCCGGCGGAGGGCCAGAAGTAG
- a CDS encoding YifB family Mg chelatase-like AAA ATPase, translating into MLARTFSAALWGVEALRVEVEVDNSPGAFLTRVVGLPDAGVRESLHRVSTALQNSGFRPPFGRTTINLAPADLRKEGPSFDLPIALAILGATEQLESRLLGDFWAMGELALSGELRPIRGVLSAVLEAKRQGAKHVLLPAANAREAAVVEGIRIHPAGHLAQAAAFLRDPDSSPQPDGATSTSVPEPAWEQDFADVKGQLAAKRALEIAVAGGHNVLLIGPPGSGKSMLAQRLPSIFPPMTLEEAIETTRIHSVANLLPDGQGLIRRRPFRSPHHSTSDAGLVGGGPRLLPGEASLAHHGVLFLDELPEFSRNALEALRQPLEDGTLTLSRAAGTVTFPASFMLVAAMNPSPTGGFDDAARGKCTPGAMRRYLNRISGPLLDRIDLHVEVPAVDRELLLRSEAGESSAAMRGRVEAARAVQARRLAGRRKIRNNARMGPREIARFCALSPSCARFLSQALSDLGLSARAFHRVLKVARTIADLAGREELREEDLAEAIGFRSLDRRLWGE; encoded by the coding sequence ATGCTCGCCCGGACCTTCTCCGCCGCGCTTTGGGGGGTGGAAGCCTTGCGCGTCGAGGTCGAGGTCGACAACTCCCCGGGTGCCTTTCTGACGCGGGTGGTCGGGCTACCCGACGCCGGCGTGCGGGAAAGCCTCCACCGCGTATCCACGGCCTTGCAAAACTCCGGCTTCCGCCCTCCCTTCGGCCGCACCACGATCAACTTAGCTCCGGCCGATCTCCGCAAGGAGGGCCCCAGCTTCGATCTTCCCATCGCTCTGGCGATCCTCGGGGCCACCGAGCAGCTCGAAAGCCGTCTTCTTGGCGATTTCTGGGCGATGGGCGAGCTCGCCCTTTCCGGCGAGCTCCGGCCGATCCGCGGGGTTCTCTCCGCCGTCCTGGAAGCCAAGCGGCAGGGGGCTAAGCACGTCCTCCTTCCCGCAGCCAACGCGCGGGAAGCCGCGGTCGTCGAGGGCATCCGGATTCATCCGGCGGGCCATCTCGCGCAAGCCGCCGCTTTCCTCCGCGACCCGGATTCTTCTCCGCAGCCCGACGGCGCAACCTCGACTTCGGTGCCCGAGCCCGCCTGGGAGCAGGACTTCGCCGACGTCAAGGGGCAGCTCGCCGCCAAGCGGGCCCTGGAGATCGCCGTCGCCGGCGGACACAACGTGCTCCTGATCGGACCTCCGGGAAGCGGCAAGTCGATGCTCGCCCAGCGGCTGCCGTCGATATTTCCGCCCATGACGTTGGAGGAAGCGATCGAAACGACGCGCATCCACAGTGTCGCCAACCTGCTTCCCGACGGGCAGGGGCTGATCCGCCGCCGTCCCTTCCGGTCCCCGCACCACTCGACCTCCGACGCCGGCCTAGTCGGCGGAGGCCCCCGCCTCCTCCCCGGTGAAGCCAGCCTAGCCCATCACGGGGTTCTCTTCCTGGACGAGCTGCCCGAATTCAGCAGAAACGCCTTGGAAGCGCTCCGGCAGCCGCTCGAGGACGGGACGCTCACATTGTCGCGCGCCGCAGGAACGGTCACCTTCCCCGCGAGCTTTATGCTGGTCGCCGCAATGAATCCCTCGCCCACCGGCGGGTTCGACGACGCGGCCCGCGGCAAGTGCACGCCCGGGGCGATGCGCCGCTACCTCAACCGGATTTCCGGCCCTCTCCTCGACCGGATCGACCTCCACGTGGAGGTTCCCGCCGTCGATCGGGAACTTCTCCTCCGGTCCGAAGCGGGAGAAAGCTCGGCGGCGATGCGAGGCCGGGTGGAGGCCGCCCGCGCCGTTCAAGCCCGCCGCCTCGCGGGCCGGCGCAAGATCCGCAACAACGCCCGCATGGGTCCTCGGGAGATCGCCCGCTTCTGCGCCCTCTCTCCTTCCTGCGCCCGTTTTCTTTCCCAAGCCCTGTCCGATCTCGGGCTTTCGGCGCGGGCTTTCCACCGCGTCCTCAAGGTCGCGCGGACGATCGCCGACCTCGCGGGCCGAGAGGAGCTGCGGGAGGAAGACTTGGCGGAGGCGATCGGCTTCCGCTCGCTCGACCGCCGGCTCTGGGGGGAGTAG